From Microcystis aeruginosa NIES-2549, a single genomic window includes:
- a CDS encoding RNA polymerase sigma factor, RpoD/SigA family gives MKISKLAADDNFNQIIALETNPLELDSVDFAERTDEDLTEPLPETLKTTRGGSGTGYDKGSNEDTVGAFFKEMARYPLLNAEEEIELAYSVKFLMEAEEVRQKLQENLHRPPTKTEWAIALQLDNERQLENRLYRGRTAKRKMIRSNLRLVVSIAKRYLNRGVPFLDLIQEGAIGLNRAAEKFDPNKGYKFSTYAYWWIRQAITRTIANDARTIRLPIHIVEKLNKLKKAQRILKQDLQRNPNERELAEALEMTPEQLRQLLQLRRQSLSLNHRVGKGEDTELVDLLEDDDLQLPEDKMNEMMMRQEIFAVLSDVLTEREKDVISLRYGLATSQPYTLEEVGGMFNLSRERVRQIQTKAMRKLRRPQVARRLKGWLH, from the coding sequence ATGAAAATCTCTAAACTGGCTGCCGATGATAATTTTAATCAAATCATTGCCCTTGAGACAAATCCTTTAGAACTAGACAGCGTGGATTTTGCTGAAAGAACTGACGAAGATCTGACTGAACCTTTACCGGAAACCCTAAAAACCACTCGTGGGGGTAGTGGAACTGGATACGATAAAGGCAGCAATGAAGATACTGTTGGGGCATTTTTTAAAGAAATGGCGCGTTATCCCCTGCTTAATGCGGAAGAAGAAATTGAATTAGCCTACTCGGTTAAGTTTCTGATGGAAGCGGAAGAAGTGCGCCAAAAACTGCAAGAAAATTTACATCGTCCCCCGACGAAAACGGAATGGGCGATCGCTTTACAATTAGATAATGAACGTCAACTGGAAAACCGTCTTTATCGGGGAAGAACAGCTAAACGGAAAATGATTCGTTCTAATTTACGCTTGGTGGTTTCCATCGCTAAACGCTATTTAAATCGCGGGGTTCCTTTCTTAGATTTAATTCAAGAAGGTGCGATCGGACTCAACCGTGCGGCGGAAAAATTCGATCCCAATAAAGGTTATAAATTCTCTACCTATGCTTATTGGTGGATTCGACAAGCAATCACCCGCACTATTGCTAACGATGCGCGCACGATTCGTTTACCGATTCACATTGTCGAAAAACTCAATAAACTCAAAAAAGCGCAGCGCATTCTCAAGCAAGATTTACAGCGCAATCCCAATGAACGGGAACTCGCGGAAGCGTTAGAAATGACTCCCGAACAATTGCGGCAATTATTACAATTGCGTCGTCAATCTCTCTCTTTAAATCATCGTGTAGGGAAGGGAGAAGATACGGAATTAGTGGATCTGTTGGAAGATGATGATCTACAACTTCCCGAAGATAAAATGAATGAGATGATGATGCGTCAGGAAATTTTCGCGGTTTTAAGTGATGTTCTCACGGAACGGGAAAAAGATGTTATCTCCCTCCGTTATGGTTTAGCTACCAGTCAACCCTATACCCTAGAGGAAGTGGGGGGAATGTTCAATTTATCTCGGGAACGAGTACGTCAAATTCAAACTAAAGCGATGCGAAAATTACGTCGTCCTCAAGTCGCACGTCGTCTGAAAGGATGGTTACATTAA
- a CDS encoding aminotransferase class V-fold PLP-dependent enzyme has protein sequence MSKNSWLIPDNIYFLNHGSYGATPRIVLDYQQQLRERMERQPLAFLGRELEGLLDIARQKLADLVGVNSDDLVFVPNATTAVNAVLNSLTFQENEEILITDQTYNACANAVKHIAKRWGLKVIIAKIPFPVQSPLEISQAILASVSPRTKLVVLDHVTSPTALIWPIAEIVQELNNRGIDTLIDGAHALGFLPLNIREINPTYYTANCHKWLCSPKGAAFLYVRGDKQAIIRPLTISHGANSLRQDRSRFQLEFAWMGTDDPSAYLSVPKAIEFLNSLSIDGLLGLMARNHNLVLKARNLLCHALEVNYPCPESMIGSMSSILIPSYAWTAEDLSRQLWEKYQIEVPIIPWGEASLIVRISAHYYNSIEQYEYLAAVLNYLLLEPR, from the coding sequence ATGTCTAAAAATTCTTGGTTAATTCCCGATAATATTTATTTTCTCAACCATGGTTCCTATGGTGCAACCCCTAGAATAGTCTTGGATTATCAGCAACAATTGCGGGAACGAATGGAAAGGCAACCCTTAGCATTTTTGGGGAGAGAATTAGAGGGTTTATTAGATATTGCTAGGCAAAAATTAGCGGATTTAGTGGGAGTAAATAGCGATGATTTAGTCTTTGTTCCCAATGCAACCACAGCAGTAAATGCGGTGTTAAATTCCTTAACTTTTCAGGAAAATGAGGAAATTCTGATCACCGATCAGACCTATAATGCTTGTGCTAATGCAGTTAAACATATAGCTAAAAGATGGGGTTTAAAGGTAATTATCGCTAAAATTCCCTTCCCTGTGCAGTCTCCTTTAGAAATTAGTCAAGCAATTTTAGCATCTGTTTCTCCCCGGACAAAATTAGTAGTTTTAGATCATGTCACCAGTCCCACGGCCTTAATTTGGCCCATCGCAGAAATTGTGCAAGAATTAAATAATCGGGGTATTGATACTCTCATCGATGGCGCCCATGCTTTAGGTTTTTTACCCCTTAATATCAGGGAAATTAATCCCACCTATTATACTGCTAATTGTCATAAGTGGTTATGTAGTCCCAAGGGGGCTGCTTTTCTCTATGTGCGCGGGGATAAACAGGCAATAATTCGACCTTTAACTATTAGCCATGGTGCCAATTCTCTTCGACAAGATCGCTCCCGTTTTCAGTTAGAATTTGCTTGGATGGGAACCGATGATCCCAGCGCTTATTTATCGGTGCCAAAAGCGATCGAGTTTTTAAATTCTCTCTCTATTGATGGTTTACTGGGTCTGATGGCGAGGAATCATAATTTGGTTTTAAAAGCCAGAAATTTGCTTTGTCATGCCTTAGAGGTCAATTATCCCTGTCCAGAATCAATGATCGGATCGATGTCCTCAATTCTAATTCCTAGTTATGCTTGGACAGCAGAAGATTTATCCAGACAACTGTGGGAAAAATATCAGATTGAAGTGCCGATAATTCCTTGGGGAGAAGCCTCATTAATTGTGAGGATTTCTGCTCACTACTATAATTCGATCGAGCAGTATGAATATTTAGCTGCGGTTTTAAATTACCTGCTATTGGAGCCAAGATAA
- a CDS encoding RNA polymerase sigma factor SigF, which yields MSVLNKENLKLETLSLFQKYQKTGENKLRDRIMELNLGLVRREAHHWVNQCHENYEDLVQVGCMGLIRAINRFDSSKGHAFSSFAIPYIRGEIQHYLRDKGYTVRIPRRWLDLGRQATNVRRDFQTVHNRQPNDTEISLALNISLEEWQEVKLAFQNREPLSLDATVNNDEDNNTCLKDLIPDPGYRSFQLCQEDCIRLQQALAQLEDKTRHILEFVFLKDLTQRETAEQLGISVVTVSRRVKKGLEMLKETMVQEAF from the coding sequence ATGTCTGTCCTAAATAAAGAAAATCTTAAGCTGGAAACTCTTAGCCTGTTTCAAAAATACCAAAAAACAGGCGAGAATAAGTTACGGGATCGGATTATGGAGTTGAACCTAGGATTAGTCAGAAGGGAAGCTCATCATTGGGTCAATCAATGCCATGAAAATTACGAAGATTTAGTGCAGGTTGGCTGTATGGGGTTAATTCGGGCGATCAATCGTTTTGACAGCAGCAAAGGTCATGCTTTTAGTTCTTTCGCTATTCCCTATATTCGCGGCGAAATTCAACACTATTTACGCGATAAAGGTTACACGGTTCGGATTCCTCGCCGTTGGTTGGATTTAGGCAGACAAGCGACAAATGTGCGTCGGGATTTCCAAACTGTCCACAACCGTCAACCCAATGATACGGAAATCTCCCTCGCTTTAAATATTTCCCTCGAAGAATGGCAAGAGGTAAAACTGGCTTTCCAAAATCGTGAACCTCTTAGTCTCGATGCGACGGTTAATAACGATGAAGATAATAATACTTGTTTAAAAGACCTCATTCCCGATCCCGGTTATCGCAGCTTTCAACTTTGTCAAGAGGATTGCATTCGTTTACAACAGGCACTGGCTCAATTAGAAGACAAAACCCGTCATATTCTCGAATTTGTCTTCCTTAAGGATCTTACTCAACGGGAAACCGCTGAACAATTAGGTATTAGTGTTGTCACCGTCTCCCGTCGGGTGAAAAAGGGTTTAGAAATGCTCAAGGAAACTATGGTCCAGGAAGCGTTTTAG
- the ruvB gene encoding Holliday junction branch migration DNA helicase RuvB yields MAIKRSHNSPPAAEENLLTANPTIEETEKAEAQIRPQSLEDYIGQQDLKANLKVTIAAAKARQEAIDHLLFYGPPGLGKTTMALILAAEMGVNCRITAAPALERPRDITGILINLKPRDILFIDEIHRLNRVTEELLYPAMEDYRLDVTIGKGQAAKIRSISLPPFTLIGATTKVGSLTSPLRDRFGMIQRLRFYTVEELTTIILRSATIFNIPMTEAGAIEISRRSRGTPRIANRLLKRVRDYVQVKGETMITPQLAAEGLNQLNVDSMGLDWTDRLVLKTMIEQFQGRPVGLEAVAAATGEDAKTIEEVYEPYLLQIGYLNRTARGRVVTAAAYEHLGLLAKLPKNKDQSLPLFEL; encoded by the coding sequence ATGGCCATCAAACGATCGCATAATTCCCCCCCGGCTGCCGAGGAAAATCTGCTCACTGCCAATCCCACTATAGAAGAAACGGAAAAAGCAGAAGCGCAGATCCGTCCGCAATCCCTAGAGGATTATATCGGTCAACAGGACTTAAAGGCTAATCTAAAAGTCACCATCGCCGCGGCCAAAGCTAGACAAGAAGCGATCGATCATTTGCTCTTCTACGGGCCGCCGGGATTAGGAAAAACCACCATGGCTTTAATTTTAGCGGCTGAGATGGGAGTAAATTGCCGCATTACGGCCGCTCCCGCTTTAGAGCGTCCCCGGGACATTACCGGCATCCTGATCAATCTTAAACCCCGGGATATTCTTTTTATCGACGAAATTCATCGACTGAATCGGGTGACGGAGGAGTTATTATACCCGGCGATGGAGGATTATCGACTGGATGTGACGATTGGCAAGGGTCAAGCGGCGAAAATTCGCAGTATTTCTTTACCTCCCTTTACTTTAATCGGTGCTACTACCAAAGTTGGCTCTTTAACTTCGCCTTTGCGCGATCGTTTTGGCATGATTCAACGTCTGCGCTTCTATACAGTCGAGGAATTGACCACAATTATTCTCCGAAGTGCCACTATTTTTAATATTCCCATGACTGAAGCAGGTGCGATCGAAATTTCCCGTCGCAGTCGGGGAACTCCACGCATTGCCAATCGTTTATTAAAACGGGTACGCGACTATGTGCAGGTGAAGGGAGAAACTATGATTACCCCCCAGTTAGCCGCTGAGGGATTAAATCAATTAAATGTGGATTCTATGGGTTTAGATTGGACCGATCGATTAGTATTAAAGACGATGATCGAACAGTTTCAAGGCAGACCCGTGGGATTAGAAGCGGTAGCGGCAGCCACGGGGGAAGATGCCAAGACAATCGAGGAGGTCTATGAGCCTTATTTATTACAAATAGGTTATCTTAATCGTACTGCCCGGGGTCGCGTGGTGACGGCCGCCGCCTACGAACATTTAGGATTACTGGCGAAATTGCCGAAAAATAAGGATCAGAGTTTGCCTTTGTTTGAGTTGTAG
- the hisF gene encoding imidazole glycerol phosphate synthase subunit HisF yields the protein MLAKRILPCLDVNKGRVVKGVNFVNLQDAGDPVELARLYNQAGADELVFLDITATHEDRDTIIDVVYRTAEQVFIPLTVGGGIQSLENIKNLLRAGADKVSINSAAVRDPQLLDRASDRFGKQCIVVAIDARRRRDEHNPGWEVYVRGGRENTGIDALLWAQEVEKRGAGELLVTSMDADGTQAGYDLELTKAIAERVEIPVIASGGAGNCQHIYEALTEGRAEAALLASLLHYGQLTIAEVKNYLQNQQVPVR from the coding sequence ATGTTAGCGAAGCGGATTTTGCCTTGTTTGGATGTCAATAAAGGTCGGGTAGTGAAAGGGGTTAATTTTGTCAATCTTCAGGATGCTGGCGACCCCGTGGAGTTAGCCCGCTTGTATAATCAGGCAGGGGCCGATGAGTTGGTTTTTCTTGATATTACTGCTACCCATGAAGATCGCGACACGATTATTGATGTAGTCTATCGCACGGCGGAACAGGTTTTTATTCCTCTGACCGTGGGGGGTGGTATCCAATCCTTAGAAAATATTAAAAATTTGTTAAGAGCCGGGGCCGATAAAGTCAGCATTAACTCGGCTGCCGTGCGCGATCCACAATTGCTCGATCGAGCCAGCGATCGCTTTGGGAAACAGTGTATTGTGGTGGCAATCGATGCTAGACGACGTAGGGATGAGCATAACCCCGGTTGGGAGGTTTATGTTCGGGGTGGACGCGAAAATACGGGTATTGATGCTTTATTATGGGCGCAAGAAGTGGAAAAACGCGGGGCGGGTGAGTTGTTAGTTACCAGTATGGATGCCGACGGCACGCAAGCGGGTTACGATCTGGAATTGACAAAAGCGATCGCGGAAAGGGTGGAGATTCCTGTGATTGCTTCGGGAGGAGCGGGTAATTGTCAGCATATTTACGAAGCATTGACGGAAGGGCGGGCAGAAGCGGCTTTATTGGCTTCTTTACTCCATTATGGTCAATTAACCATCGCTGAGGTCAAAAATTATCTGCAAAATCAACAAGTACCCGTGCGTTAG
- a CDS encoding AI-2E family transporter has product MIELFKQLPRWLRLSLVFPLLFLNGWLLFQLFSYLEPLVSIFVTASLLAFVLDVPIKLLQRRGVNRSGSIAIVFLIALLILIVLGLILIPQIVEQLSSLINSLPQWIESGTEQIQNLEKWDKTQKYAIYIEQSITQLSERLTNVLQTLSTQLLSFVLGTINSILNILFVLVLTVFLVLYGEQIWEGILSWIPSPWNLKLRTIIRQTFETYFAGQTILAGILSLAQIFVFVILKVDYALLFGVAIGITTLIPFASAFTIIGISTLLMFQDFWLGLKVLTLTIIVGQINDNVIAPRLMGGMIGLNPVWIILSLFIGGKVAGILGLLIAVPIASVLKSTIDIIRSQQREKEPVVFLEETVKNSSEESK; this is encoded by the coding sequence ATGATAGAGCTTTTTAAGCAACTACCTCGTTGGTTGCGGCTAAGTCTAGTTTTTCCGCTCTTATTTCTCAATGGTTGGTTATTATTCCAATTATTTAGCTATCTAGAACCCTTAGTCAGTATTTTTGTCACTGCTAGTTTACTAGCTTTTGTCTTAGATGTTCCCATCAAACTGCTGCAAAGACGCGGGGTTAATCGCAGTGGTTCGATCGCTATTGTCTTTTTAATTGCCCTATTAATTTTAATTGTTTTAGGTTTAATTTTAATTCCCCAGATTGTCGAGCAATTAAGCAGTTTAATCAATAGTTTGCCCCAGTGGATCGAGTCGGGAACCGAACAGATACAAAATTTAGAAAAGTGGGATAAAACTCAGAAATATGCGATTTATATCGAGCAATCAATCACCCAGTTATCGGAACGACTAACCAATGTTTTACAAACTCTTAGCACTCAATTACTAAGCTTTGTGCTGGGAACTATCAACAGTATCCTAAACATTCTCTTTGTTCTAGTTCTCACCGTCTTTCTGGTTCTCTATGGCGAACAAATTTGGGAGGGAATTTTAAGTTGGATTCCCTCTCCCTGGAATCTCAAATTAAGAACGATTATTCGTCAAACTTTTGAAACTTATTTTGCCGGTCAAACCATTTTAGCGGGAATTCTCAGCCTTGCTCAAATTTTTGTTTTTGTGATTCTCAAGGTCGATTATGCCCTATTATTCGGGGTGGCGATCGGTATAACTACATTAATTCCTTTTGCCAGTGCCTTTACCATTATTGGCATCAGTACCCTACTGATGTTTCAAGATTTTTGGTTAGGGTTAAAAGTTTTGACCCTGACTATTATTGTCGGTCAAATTAATGATAATGTCATCGCCCCTCGGTTAATGGGAGGTATGATCGGACTTAATCCCGTCTGGATTATTCTATCTCTTTTTATCGGTGGCAAAGTAGCAGGAATTCTCGGTTTATTGATAGCAGTTCCCATCGCTAGTGTGCTGAAAAGTACCATCGATATTATCCGCTCACAGCAGCGGGAAAAAGAACCGGTAGTTTTCCTAGAAGAAACGGTGAAAAATTCCTCGGAGGAGAGCAAATAA
- a CDS encoding ACT domain-containing protein: MDKKAQKTDNSAILYFDGGSRGNPGRAAGAAVIVLAEGNSLTTTRYMERATNNEAEYTGLIIGLEKAQELGLKSLEIRGDSQLVINQVKGDWKVKSDSLRPFYQRACQLVAQFDRISWRWIERAKNSLADAAANHCMDAAKKSPEKPKEGETNLNILLQSLKPVLNTEEFVFSSLTATGLEQLQLTPICQFQEEEGITVIIPRQQADRQNLQYKYIYRQITLSVHSSLAAVGFLAVISKKLAEAAISVNVISGYYHDHLFIPRDRVTEAMAILEEISRS, from the coding sequence ATGGATAAAAAAGCTCAAAAAACCGATAATTCAGCAATTCTCTATTTTGATGGTGGTTCTCGCGGCAATCCGGGGAGAGCAGCCGGTGCAGCGGTAATAGTTTTAGCCGAGGGTAATTCCTTGACTACGACTAGATATATGGAGAGGGCCACTAATAACGAGGCTGAATACACGGGATTGATTATTGGATTGGAAAAAGCCCAAGAATTAGGCTTAAAAAGCCTAGAAATTCGGGGAGACAGTCAATTAGTCATCAATCAAGTTAAGGGAGACTGGAAGGTAAAAAGCGATAGTTTACGTCCCTTTTATCAGCGTGCTTGTCAATTAGTCGCCCAATTCGATCGCATTAGCTGGCGCTGGATTGAACGAGCTAAAAATAGTTTGGCTGACGCTGCCGCTAATCATTGTATGGATGCGGCGAAAAAATCGCCAGAAAAACCGAAGGAAGGCGAAACTAACCTCAATATTCTGCTCCAATCCCTGAAACCAGTCCTAAATACCGAAGAATTCGTTTTTTCTTCCCTAACAGCCACAGGACTAGAACAGCTACAATTAACTCCTATCTGCCAATTTCAGGAAGAGGAAGGCATAACGGTGATTATTCCCCGTCAGCAAGCCGATCGCCAGAACTTACAGTACAAATATATTTATAGACAAATTACTCTTTCTGTGCATTCTAGTTTAGCGGCGGTGGGATTTTTAGCGGTGATTAGCAAGAAACTGGCCGAAGCGGCAATTAGCGTCAATGTCATTTCTGGTTATTATCACGATCATTTATTTATCCCTAGGGATAGGGTGACAGAAGCGATGGCTATTCTCGAAGAAATTAGCCGCTCATAA
- a CDS encoding Asr1405/Asl0597 family protein, which produces MGIDKWPSEGEKIFNISAWDRWQVYHWLQALDIECKCSLHKLLPVRIEGQDQLLQLWIVLRWVEASQGCLIAWLETCWRV; this is translated from the coding sequence ATGGGTATAGACAAATGGCCATCGGAAGGTGAGAAAATCTTCAATATTAGTGCTTGGGATCGCTGGCAGGTCTACCACTGGCTCCAGGCCCTAGACATTGAATGTAAATGCTCGCTCCATAAGCTTTTGCCGGTTCGCATCGAGGGACAGGATCAACTTTTACAGCTGTGGATTGTCCTGCGATGGGTAGAGGCTTCCCAAGGCTGTTTAATCGCTTGGCTGGAAACCTGTTGGCGGGTATAA
- a CDS encoding (2Fe-2S) ferredoxin domain-containing protein, protein MSKSVTTMVPFQVVGQFLGFVLKDGYKVKYLRISVDKREYWFKPEKTLRDHIPLNIALHSWLKVTGESSLCSKKGKLKLRVLGIEHLSGEKTPEVAPVKAQKATVLICQKSDCWKNGGARVCQRLESGLEEKGLGEAVNIKLTGCLKQCKKGPNLVVMPDKKHYNQVAPQDVPSLIERHFATSEQGNSLSV, encoded by the coding sequence ATGTCAAAATCTGTAACTACCATGGTTCCCTTTCAAGTAGTCGGTCAATTCCTCGGTTTTGTCCTCAAGGACGGATATAAGGTAAAATACCTGAGAATCAGTGTTGATAAACGGGAATATTGGTTTAAGCCCGAAAAAACACTGCGAGACCACATACCTCTCAATATTGCTCTCCACTCATGGCTAAAAGTGACGGGAGAAAGTAGTCTTTGTTCAAAAAAGGGAAAATTAAAACTGAGGGTACTAGGGATTGAGCATTTATCCGGGGAAAAAACCCCAGAAGTGGCCCCAGTAAAAGCGCAAAAAGCCACCGTCTTAATCTGTCAGAAGTCCGATTGTTGGAAAAATGGCGGTGCGAGAGTCTGCCAAAGGTTAGAGAGTGGTTTAGAGGAAAAAGGACTGGGAGAAGCGGTGAATATTAAATTAACCGGCTGTTTAAAACAGTGCAAAAAAGGCCCGAATCTGGTGGTTATGCCCGATAAAAAGCATTATAATCAGGTAGCTCCCCAAGATGTCCCCTCCCTAATCGAGCGGCATTTTGCCACTTCTGAGCAAGGGAATAGCCTATCAGTTTAA
- the purU gene encoding formyltetrahydrofolate deformylase: MTAATATLLISCPDQIGLVAKIANFIYANGGNIIHADQHTDFSAGLFLMRIEWQLEGFNLSRGMIEPAFAAIAKPLQASWSLHFSDTVPRLAIWVTKQEHCLLDLLWRQQAGEIRAEIPLIISNHRQLQSVANQFGIDFYHLPITAETKIEQEARQLDLLREYRIDLVILAKYMQVLTPDFINFFPNIINIHHSFLPAFAGANPYQRAYDRGVKIIGATAHYITADLDQGPIIEQDVVRVSHRDTVADLIRQGKDLERVVLARAVRLHLQNRVLVYANRTVVFT, translated from the coding sequence ATGACTGCTGCCACTGCAACCTTGTTAATTTCTTGTCCCGACCAGATTGGTCTGGTGGCGAAAATCGCTAATTTTATCTACGCTAATGGCGGCAATATTATCCACGCCGACCAACACACGGATTTTTCGGCGGGATTGTTTCTGATGCGGATAGAATGGCAATTAGAGGGGTTTAATTTATCCCGTGGGATGATCGAACCAGCTTTCGCCGCTATTGCCAAACCTTTGCAGGCTAGTTGGTCTTTACATTTTTCCGATACTGTCCCGCGTCTAGCTATTTGGGTGACAAAACAGGAGCATTGTCTCCTCGATTTATTATGGCGACAACAGGCGGGAGAAATTAGGGCAGAAATTCCTTTAATTATTAGCAATCATCGACAATTACAATCAGTTGCCAATCAATTTGGTATTGATTTTTATCATCTTCCTATTACTGCCGAAACCAAGATTGAACAGGAAGCCAGACAATTAGATTTACTGCGGGAATATCGGATAGATTTAGTGATTTTAGCGAAATATATGCAGGTTCTCACCCCAGATTTTATTAACTTTTTTCCCAATATTATCAATATTCATCATTCTTTTTTACCGGCTTTTGCGGGAGCTAATCCCTATCAACGGGCTTACGATCGAGGAGTAAAAATTATTGGAGCTACCGCCCATTATATCACTGCCGATCTCGATCAGGGGCCAATTATCGAGCAGGATGTGGTCAGAGTTAGCCATCGCGATACCGTAGCAGATTTAATTCGTCAAGGTAAGGATTTAGAAAGGGTGGTGTTAGCGCGAGCGGTACGTTTACACTTGCAAAATCGCGTTTTGGTTTACGCTAATCGCACGGTAGTGTTCACTTAA
- a CDS encoding DUF3782 domain-containing protein, whose product MATTSEDVWRLLAELTAAQKETDRQLKEVSQQQKETELLLKEVSQQQKENAQQQKETDKQLKELGKQIGGLGAKFGSFTEGLALPSMETILRQRFGMEVISPSVRVSKEGQHLEIDVLAYSNGELNTAYIVEVKSHAREDSITQLKSILQRFRRFFPEHKDKKLYGILAAVDLSPELREKILQEGLYVARIHDQVFELDIPDNFQPQTY is encoded by the coding sequence ATGGCAACTACATCAGAAGACGTATGGCGACTCTTAGCCGAATTAACTGCCGCTCAAAAAGAAACTGACCGACAACTCAAGGAAGTCAGTCAACAACAGAAGGAGACTGAACTACTATTGAAGGAAGTTAGTCAACAACAGAAGGAAAACGCCCAACAACAGAAAGAAACTGACAAACAACTCAAAGAACTGGGCAAACAAATTGGGGGACTCGGTGCCAAATTCGGCAGCTTTACCGAAGGACTTGCCCTTCCTTCAATGGAAACGATTCTCAGACAACGCTTTGGTATGGAAGTTATCAGTCCCAGTGTGCGAGTCAGTAAAGAAGGACAACACCTAGAAATTGATGTTCTTGCCTATAGCAATGGTGAGCTAAATACTGCTTATATCGTTGAGGTTAAAAGTCATGCCAGAGAGGATTCTATTACACAATTAAAAAGTATTTTGCAACGGTTTCGCCGCTTTTTTCCTGAACACAAAGATAAAAAACTCTATGGCATATTAGCGGCGGTTGATTTATCCCCGGAATTACGCGAAAAAATTCTGCAAGAAGGGCTTTATGTGGCTCGGATTCATGACCAAGTATTTGAATTAGATATTCCCGATAATTTTCAACCTCAAACCTATTAA
- a CDS encoding MFS transporter has product MTVAVVNAFKTFRSLTAETRRQLLILFVTALFFWISITTLVPTLPTYIDSLGGSKQDIGFVMGAFAIGLILSRSWLGNLVDRRSRKLVVLFGTIVAATAPLGYLFFRDLSSLFAVRAYHGLSIAAFTTGYSTLVVDFCPVRQRGEIIGYMSLTAPIGMGIGPALGSYLYESIGYDGLFLVSATSGAIAFLLSFSIQEPDFKKKLAEMKAENQTIERSFWALCQERAFLVPTLVFLLVGTLFGGLVAFLPLFLLENQIPFSAGLFYSCAAVSGVIGRILSGGASDRYGRGLFITISVFCYGLSMLVLSSARSPSDLILAAILEGTGGGILFPMLLALISDRSGPQERGRAYSICIGGFDVGTALAGPILGVLAISYKTMFSLSSGLAVIALFLFFTLSNPTIRHSFLFAFGLEKDRYALRGQVQ; this is encoded by the coding sequence GTGACGGTCGCTGTTGTGAACGCTTTCAAAACTTTTCGATCGCTTACTGCCGAAACTCGTCGTCAACTACTGATCCTCTTCGTCACGGCGCTGTTTTTCTGGATAAGTATCACCACTCTCGTCCCCACTCTCCCCACCTATATTGACTCCCTAGGCGGTAGCAAACAAGATATCGGTTTTGTCATGGGGGCCTTTGCTATCGGTTTAATTTTATCGCGCAGTTGGTTAGGCAATCTAGTTGATCGCCGCAGTCGCAAATTAGTGGTTTTATTTGGAACTATTGTCGCCGCTACCGCACCCCTCGGTTATCTATTTTTTCGCGATCTTTCCTCTTTATTCGCCGTTCGCGCCTACCATGGCCTCAGTATCGCCGCTTTTACCACTGGTTACAGTACCCTAGTGGTGGATTTTTGCCCCGTTCGTCAACGGGGAGAGATAATTGGTTATATGAGCTTAACTGCACCCATAGGCATGGGAATCGGTCCAGCTTTAGGCAGTTATCTCTACGAATCGATCGGTTATGACGGTTTATTTCTAGTTTCCGCCACTTCAGGAGCGATCGCCTTTCTCCTGAGTTTCTCCATTCAAGAACCGGACTTCAAGAAAAAATTAGCCGAAATGAAGGCAGAAAATCAGACAATTGAGCGCAGTTTTTGGGCATTATGTCAAGAGCGAGCTTTTTTAGTCCCCACTTTAGTTTTTCTGCTGGTTGGCACTTTATTCGGCGGTTTAGTCGCTTTTTTACCCCTGTTTCTCCTCGAAAATCAGATCCCTTTCAGTGCCGGTCTATTCTACAGTTGTGCGGCAGTATCGGGGGTAATCGGACGGATTTTGTCGGGAGGAGCCAGTGATCGCTATGGACGGGGTTTATTCATCACTATTAGCGTTTTTTGCTATGGTTTATCCATGTTGGTTCTATCTTCTGCTCGATCTCCTTCCGATTTAATTTTAGCCGCTATTCTCGAAGGTACGGGAGGGGGGATTTTATTCCCTATGTTACTGGCTTTAATCTCTGATCGCTCTGGACCCCAAGAACGCGGCCGGGCCTATTCTATCTGTATCGGCGGTTTTGATGTGGGAACGGCCTTAGCAGGTCCAATTCTGGGGGTTTTAGCAATTTCCTACAAAACTATGTTTAGTTTATCGTCAGGATTAGCTGTTATCGCTCTCTTTCTCTTTTTTACTCTTTCTAACCCCACCATACGCCATTCTTTTCTCTTCGCTTTCGGTTTAGAAAAAGATCGTTATGCTCTGCGCGGACAAGTACAATAA